The proteins below come from a single Triticum aestivum cultivar Chinese Spring chromosome 5D, IWGSC CS RefSeq v2.1, whole genome shotgun sequence genomic window:
- the LOC123124637 gene encoding protein DCL homolog, chloroplastic, with translation MALAAALARAATRILHGGFPPHATSAALYTPSRLFCDLPAGNEPSAPGAEEEQWEVAEAEILREVGPVVELVKNILHSSRYGDGAFLSPEDEKVVVEKVLAHHPRSEDKIGCGLDAIMVNKHPDFKMSRCLYVVRTNGDWADFSYRKCLRAYIKGAYPSHADKFINKHHLVQRRSHLGLLPPK, from the exons ATGGCCTTGGCCGCCGCCCTCGCTCGAGCGGCCACGCGCATCCTCCACGGCGGCTTCCCGCCGCACGCCACTTCTGCTGCACTCTACACCCCCAGCCGCCTGTTCTGCGACCTCCCCGCCGGCAACGAGCCCTCCGCTCCGGGGGCCGAGGAGGAGCAGTGGGAGGTGGCTGAGGCGGAGATCCTCCGCGAAGTTGGGCCCGTCGTGGAACTTGTCAAAAACATCCTCCATTCCAGCAG ATATGGAGATGGTGCGTTTTTAAGTCCGGAAGATGAAAAGGTTGTGGTAGAAAAGGTTCTTGCTCACCACCCCCGTTCGGAAGACAAGATTGGTTGTGGACTTGATGCTATTATG GTTAACAAACATCCTGATTTCAAGATGTCCAGATGCCTGTATGTGGTTAGAACAAATGGTGATTGGGCGGATTTCTCATACCGCAAGTGTCTCCGGGCGTACATCAAAGGGGCCTATCCATCCCATGCGGATAAGTTTATAAATAAACATCATCTAGTTCAGAGGCGGTCACATCTTGGTCTACTTCCTCCAAAGTAG